The Desulfomicrobium orale DSM 12838 genome includes a window with the following:
- a CDS encoding holo-[acyl-carrier-protein] synthase, with translation MIVGLGVDIVELERIARTFRRFGGKFAERILAPAELERLPGEPAAFLASRFAVKEAAVKALGTGFRDGISPCEIEVRSDSLGKPGLVFHGAALERLREIGAVRAHLSLSHGRESAVAVVVLER, from the coding sequence ATGATCGTCGGACTCGGAGTGGATATTGTGGAACTGGAGCGCATCGCCCGGACGTTCCGGCGTTTTGGCGGGAAGTTCGCGGAAAGAATCCTGGCCCCGGCCGAGCTGGAGCGCCTGCCCGGGGAGCCCGCCGCCTTTCTGGCCTCCCGTTTCGCGGTGAAAGAGGCTGCCGTCAAGGCATTGGGCACGGGATTCCGGGATGGCATTTCTCCTTGCGAGATAGAGGTGCGTTCCGATTCTCTGGGCAAGCCGGGGCTTGTGTTTCACGGCGCGGCACTGGAGCGCTTGCGCGAGATCGGGGCGGTTCGCGCGCATCTGTCTCTCTCCCACGGCCGGGAAAGTGCCGTGGCAGTGGTTGTTCTGGAGCGGTGA
- a CDS encoding DUF748 domain-containing protein: protein MTHFRKYWSSLARWQKGLAVAALLLVLYALAGFFLLPRAIHYVLTEKVSHVLQRRIDVGEVRCNPFALTVDVADFALAGKDSDEKFVSFDGLHADLELSSLFRLAVVLHDVRLHGPRLHIRLDENGKSNFEDLITSESPEKKDSPNIFPVIAKPFELQNGTVIFEDKARGVTHTVDEVLFHLPHFSSRKKDWEVFMSPVLSFRLNGAPFHLQGQTIPFHNTLKTEFNLELTDLSLPKYWAYVPVSKKLALSKGSLTLENKLAFEQHEGKLPTFSIQGSVTGRDIEMTGGGQTVFTAERMQVIMDDLSILNLNVGLKSVSLDKPFLRVTRGKNGAVNWAEYFTPPKSSPAACKTSATARTNSTLQGNSTAQNSTLQANGTSQPNSTAQTDDTQMNATARTAGPGTNPDKNATTTGPARAESPEGMTRLLLRIPSLSINGGRIQFLDETTKTPFSREASGLTLTVKDLSTAENATAEAILSLHTNARESISANATFSIVPMRFRAHIAARDLDIPSCAPYFQDALPLRLDSAKTDARFSVVMDGPEAKPRLENGRIEVRELKLGVPEAPDAVTVKRAVLDAIAVDPKARSIRTGVLAVDEPKIITSADRNGHSILMRRLASGDTPQQEVPPSAEPAPAWTMQLGGVNVTGAAIRVQDKTPGEPVRLNKFQVEAIAVDTGKRTAAIRKAALTFGLDVRMLENGEVDLARLFSPAPDSGKNRARSSGKPQPGGPAWNARLEQFLVADSQFRLIDETLAAPLDLSVDQISLDAKKLSTDLAAAIPFTFSCRVEETGSINAEGDLAPSPLASKGNLRLSRLPLALAAPHVAGVAAVDIPSGWLDGRLDWRVTPKGAGEISGALHAGDLRVTERRSKTEIGGLKALELQNVQASLSPLSISVDQVLLVEPRGSLVIDADGNSTISRIMPDKDKTAGKDKPAASEEKSGRKISLDIKTLAVRKGRLSFRDKSLSPQFASTITPIDMTATGISLDPARQVQIDLSAMIDGSAPITAKGWVAPLKNPVEANSTVTLRNLDLVGLSPYSSKFIAYPVTKGQLDWDMKVNTQASKLTMGNAITARQLQLGDKVKSPDAVDAPVKLGLSLLRDMSGNIVITLPVRGDLNDPKFSIGGIVAQAFLGLILKAVTSPFSLLGSLIPEGTPDLSHLQFPAGVSTPGPETMTALQTLADVLGKRPAMNISVTGQADPDADRRAMFELQFLRKLQVIKYADLSRREREETTPEQLEITAEEYPDLLWQAYKDEPVEKEKNALGIHREVPREVQEEKLRELIRVTDDDLVRLAASRAEFIRNYLVGELKVDPNRVFLGPTGPKALSGKHEVTVEIKQ, encoded by the coding sequence ATGACACATTTCCGCAAATACTGGTCGTCCCTCGCACGCTGGCAAAAGGGGCTGGCCGTCGCGGCTCTTCTGCTCGTCCTGTACGCCCTGGCCGGATTTTTCCTTCTGCCCCGCGCCATTCATTACGTCCTGACGGAAAAGGTCTCGCATGTCCTGCAGCGGCGGATCGACGTAGGCGAAGTGCGCTGCAATCCATTTGCCTTGACCGTGGATGTCGCGGACTTCGCTCTGGCCGGGAAGGACAGCGATGAAAAATTCGTGTCCTTCGACGGCCTGCACGCCGATCTGGAACTCTCCTCCCTGTTCAGGCTGGCCGTGGTGCTCCATGACGTTCGGCTCCATGGTCCGCGTCTGCACATCCGCCTGGACGAAAACGGGAAAAGCAATTTCGAAGATCTGATCACCTCCGAATCGCCGGAAAAAAAGGACAGCCCGAACATTTTTCCCGTCATCGCCAAACCTTTCGAACTCCAGAACGGCACGGTGATTTTCGAGGACAAAGCCAGGGGCGTCACCCACACCGTGGACGAGGTTCTCTTCCATCTGCCCCACTTCTCCTCGCGCAAAAAAGACTGGGAAGTGTTCATGAGTCCCGTCCTGTCTTTCCGGCTGAACGGCGCGCCCTTTCACCTGCAGGGCCAGACCATTCCCTTCCACAATACGCTGAAGACCGAATTCAACCTGGAACTCACAGACCTCTCGCTGCCCAAATACTGGGCCTACGTTCCGGTTTCGAAGAAACTCGCCCTGTCGAAAGGCTCTTTGACCCTGGAAAACAAGCTGGCCTTCGAGCAGCACGAGGGGAAGCTGCCCACCTTTTCCATCCAGGGAAGCGTCACGGGCCGGGACATCGAAATGACCGGCGGCGGACAGACGGTCTTCACGGCGGAGCGGATGCAGGTGATCATGGACGACCTTTCCATCCTGAATCTGAATGTCGGCCTGAAATCCGTCAGTCTGGACAAACCGTTTCTCCGTGTCACGCGAGGAAAGAACGGAGCCGTGAACTGGGCGGAATACTTCACACCGCCCAAATCTTCCCCGGCGGCCTGCAAGACCTCCGCCACAGCCCGGACAAACTCCACGCTCCAAGGCAACTCCACTGCACAGAACTCTACGCTCCAGGCCAATGGTACGAGCCAACCCAACTCCACGGCCCAGACCGATGACACACAGATGAATGCCACGGCCCGGACAGCCGGACCGGGCACAAACCCGGACAAAAACGCCACCACGACCGGACCCGCCCGGGCTGAAAGCCCCGAGGGCATGACCCGGCTGCTGCTGCGTATCCCGAGTCTGAGCATAAACGGCGGCCGCATCCAGTTTCTCGACGAAACCACGAAAACGCCCTTTTCCCGTGAAGCAAGCGGCCTGACCCTGACAGTAAAAGATCTGAGCACGGCAGAAAACGCCACGGCCGAAGCCATCCTGAGCCTGCACACCAACGCCCGGGAATCCATCTCCGCCAACGCCACGTTTTCCATCGTGCCGATGCGCTTCCGGGCGCATATCGCGGCGAGGGACCTGGATATCCCGTCCTGCGCGCCCTATTTTCAGGACGCCCTGCCGCTGCGTCTGGATTCCGCCAAAACCGACGCCCGGTTTTCGGTGGTCATGGACGGCCCGGAGGCGAAGCCGCGTCTGGAAAACGGCCGGATCGAAGTCCGCGAGCTGAAACTGGGCGTGCCCGAAGCTCCTGACGCGGTGACGGTCAAACGCGCCGTTCTGGACGCCATCGCCGTCGATCCGAAGGCCCGGAGCATCCGCACGGGCGTGCTGGCCGTGGACGAACCGAAAATCATCACCAGCGCGGACAGAAACGGGCACTCCATCCTCATGCGCCGTCTTGCTTCCGGCGACACGCCGCAACAGGAAGTGCCGCCTTCCGCCGAGCCCGCTCCGGCCTGGACCATGCAACTGGGCGGCGTGAACGTGACCGGCGCGGCAATACGCGTTCAGGACAAAACGCCCGGAGAACCGGTGCGGCTGAACAAATTTCAGGTGGAGGCCATTGCCGTGGACACGGGCAAGCGGACGGCCGCCATCCGGAAAGCGGCCCTGACTTTCGGCCTGGATGTGCGGATGCTCGAAAACGGCGAGGTGGATCTGGCCCGTCTTTTCTCTCCGGCCCCGGACAGCGGAAAAAACCGGGCCCGGAGCAGTGGAAAACCCCAGCCCGGCGGACCTGCCTGGAACGCCCGGCTGGAACAATTCCTCGTCGCGGACAGCCAGTTCCGGCTGATCGACGAAACCCTGGCCGCGCCTCTCGATCTGTCCGTGGACCAGATATCCCTCGACGCCAAAAAGCTGTCCACGGATCTGGCCGCCGCCATCCCCTTCACTTTTTCCTGCCGGGTAGAGGAAACAGGCTCCATCAATGCTGAGGGCGACCTTGCGCCCTCTCCTCTGGCATCGAAAGGAAACCTGCGGCTCTCCCGCCTGCCCCTGGCTCTCGCCGCACCGCACGTTGCCGGTGTGGCCGCCGTGGACATCCCGTCCGGCTGGCTGGACGGACGGCTGGACTGGCGCGTTACGCCCAAAGGCGCGGGCGAGATCAGCGGCGCGTTGCATGCCGGCGATCTGCGCGTGACCGAAAGACGCTCCAAAACCGAAATCGGCGGGCTCAAGGCTCTGGAACTTCAGAACGTACAGGCCAGTCTTTCGCCCCTGTCCATTTCCGTGGACCAGGTTCTGCTGGTGGAGCCGCGCGGCAGTCTGGTTATCGACGCGGATGGCAACAGCACCATAAGCCGCATCATGCCGGACAAGGACAAGACCGCCGGAAAAGACAAACCCGCCGCGTCAGAGGAAAAATCCGGCCGGAAAATATCTCTGGACATCAAGACCCTGGCCGTACGGAAGGGCAGACTGTCCTTCAGAGACAAGAGCCTGTCCCCGCAGTTCGCCTCGACCATCACGCCCATAGACATGACCGCGACAGGTATTTCTCTCGATCCGGCCCGGCAGGTGCAGATCGATCTGTCCGCCATGATCGACGGCTCCGCACCCATCACCGCCAAAGGCTGGGTGGCGCCGCTCAAGAACCCGGTGGAGGCCAACAGCACCGTCACTCTGCGGAATCTGGATCTGGTCGGTCTGTCGCCCTATTCCTCCAAGTTCATCGCCTATCCGGTGACCAAAGGGCAGCTGGACTGGGACATGAAGGTCAACACGCAGGCCAGTAAGCTGACCATGGGCAACGCCATCACCGCGCGGCAGCTGCAACTCGGCGACAAGGTGAAATCCCCGGACGCCGTGGACGCTCCGGTCAAGCTCGGCCTTTCACTGCTGCGCGACATGTCCGGCAACATCGTCATCACCCTGCCCGTGCGGGGCGATCTGAACGATCCGAAATTCAGCATCGGCGGCATCGTGGCCCAGGCGTTTCTGGGGCTCATCCTCAAGGCCGTGACTTCGCCCTTCAGCCTGCTGGGCAGCCTGATCCCCGAAGGCACCCCGGACCTGAGCCATCTGCAATTCCCCGCCGGTGTTTCCACGCCCGGCCCGGAAACCATGACCGCTCTGCAGACCCTGGCCGATGTGCTGGGGAAACGCCCGGCCATGAACATTTCCGTCACGGGTCAGGCCGACCCGGACGCGGACAGGCGGGCGATGTTCGAGCTGCAATTCCTGCGCAAGCTCCAAGTGATCAAATACGCCGATCTGTCCCGGCGGGAGCGGGAAGAGACCACGCCGGAACAGCTGGAAATCACGGCGGAGGAATATCCGGATCTGCTCTGGCAGGCCTACAAGGACGAGCCTGTGGAGAAGGAGAAAAACGCTCTGGGCATCCACCGGGAAGTGCCGCGCGAGGTGCAGGAGGAAAAACTCCGGGAACTGATCCGCGTCACCGACGACGATCTGGTCCGCCTAGCCGCGAGCCGCGCGGAGTTCATCAGAAACTATCTGGTGGGAGAACTGAAAGTGGACCCGAACAGGGTCTTTCTGGGCCCGACCGGCCCCAAGGCCCTGTCAGGGAAACATGAAGTGACGGTGGAAATCAAACAGTAA
- a CDS encoding IS5 family transposase (programmed frameshift), which translates to MYAHRRHDISDRVWENIQAHLPGKKGSVGRPAGDNRLFINAVFWILRTGAPWRDLPPDLGDWKNTHRRFCRWRDRGVWEKLLEVLMAEPDYEWLMIDASHCKVHPHAAGAVGGNQAMSRNKRGLNTKIHLAVDAHGMPLRVVVTEGTRADCKEACALIDGLSAEMLLADRGDDSNELIDKAVESGCQPVIPPKKNRREQRDYDKALYRVRHLVENAFLHLKRWRGIATRYAKRSLSFLAAVQIRCISLWAEII; encoded by the exons ATGTACGCACATCGACGACACGATATTTCTGACAGGGTTTGGGAAAACATACAGGCGCATCTCCCCGGCAAAAAGGGGAGCGTTGGTCGCCCGGCCGGAGACAACAGGCTGTTTATTAACGCGGTGTTCTGGATATTGCGGACGGGAGCGCCATGGCGTGATCTGCCTCCTGACCTTGGGGACTGGAAAAATACCCATCGCCGGTTTTGCCGTTGGCGTGACCGGGGTGTTTGGGAAAAACTCCTTGAGGTGCTCATGGCTGAGCCTGACTATGAGTGGCTGATGATTGATGCGAGCCATTGCAAAGTGCATCCCCATGCTGCCGGAGCGGTTGGCGGCAACCAGGCGATGAGCCGTA ACAAAAGGGGGCTCAACACCAAAATACATCTGGCCGTGGATGCGCATGGTATGCCGCTCAGAGTTGTTGTTACAGAAGGTACCAGAGCTGATTGCAAGGAAGCGTGTGCATTGATTGACGGCTTGAGCGCGGAGATGCTTTTGGCTGATCGCGGAGATGACAGCAATGAACTTATAGACAAGGCTGTTGAGTCCGGCTGCCAGCCCGTCATCCCGCCCAAAAAGAATCGCAGGGAACAGCGCGATTACGACAAAGCTCTGTACCGTGTACGGCACCTGGTCGAGAACGCCTTTCTTCACCTCAAGAGATGGCGTGGCATCGCCACGCGTTATGCAAAACGAAGCCTCTCCTTCCTTGCCGCCGTGCAAATCAGGTGTATCTCGTTGTGGGCAGAAATAATTTGA
- a CDS encoding IS5 family transposase (programmed frameshift), translating into MSQLFYLSAEQLERIKPFFPRSHGIPRVDDRKVISGIIYVIKHGLQWKDAPREYGPYKTLYNRFLRWSRMGVFNNIFTELAKTAGKDGRLMIDATHLKAHRTAASLLKKGLFSRCIGRTKGGLNSKLHALCDGHGRPLALTLTEGQVSDYKGATLLMDALPEARELLADRGYDADWFRDALRARGITPCIPPRMSRKRPISYDKNLYKQRHKIEIMFGRIKDWRRIAMRYDRCAHTFFSALCLAASIIFISINEA; encoded by the exons ATGAGCCAACTTTTCTACCTTTCTGCCGAACAACTCGAACGTATCAAGCCCTTCTTTCCACGATCACATGGTATTCCGCGGGTCGATGACCGGAAAGTCATCAGCGGCATCATTTATGTCATCAAACATGGCCTGCAATGGAAAGATGCACCGCGTGAGTATGGCCCGTATAAAACGCTGTACAATCGCTTTTTGCGCTGGAGCCGGATGGGCGTCTTCAACAATATTTTTACCGAATTGGCAAAAACAGCGGGAAAAGATGGACGATTGATGATCGATGCGACCCACCTCAAAGCCCATCGTACCGCCGCAAGCTTGCTCAAAAAGGGGCTCT TTTCCCGCTGCATCGGACGCACAAAGGGCGGCCTGAACTCCAAACTCCATGCCCTTTGCGACGGCCACGGCAGGCCCCTGGCCTTGACGCTCACAGAAGGCCAGGTGAGCGACTACAAAGGAGCCACCCTGCTTATGGATGCTTTGCCTGAGGCCAGGGAGCTGCTGGCGGACCGTGGTTACGACGCCGACTGGTTCCGTGACGCCCTGCGCGCCAGAGGCATTACGCCCTGCATCCCGCCCAGAATGAGCCGGAAGAGACCCATCTCTTACGATAAAAATCTGTATAAACAGCGGCACAAGATCGAGATCATGTTTGGCAGGATCAAGGACTGGCGCAGAATTGCCATGCGTTATGACCGCTGCGCGCATACCTTCTTTTCAGCTCTGTGCCTCGCGGCTTCCATCATTTTCATCTCAATTAATGAGGCCTGA
- a CDS encoding IS1595-like element ISDeor2 family transposase: MKNKYAKRSRISEAKVRQIVKLFAVDLNALQIAEIAGVNRNTANRYLAAFRERIARFCEAESPVQGEVEVDESYFGARRVKGVRGRGAKGKTIVFGLFKREGRVCTEIVPDCSKITLQGIIRGRVKLESIIHSDGWRGYDGLVDLGYQKHFRVEHGNNEFANKNSHINGIESFWTFAKTRLVRFRGLPKHTFYFHLKECEFRFNHRNEDSYKLLLKMLRENPLS, encoded by the coding sequence ATGAAAAACAAGTATGCGAAGCGTTCAAGAATTTCAGAGGCCAAAGTCCGACAAATAGTGAAGCTGTTTGCCGTGGATTTGAATGCCCTGCAGATAGCTGAAATAGCCGGGGTAAATCGTAATACCGCGAACCGTTATCTGGCTGCTTTCCGAGAGAGGATTGCCCGGTTCTGCGAGGCGGAGTCTCCTGTTCAAGGCGAAGTTGAGGTTGATGAAAGCTATTTTGGCGCACGCCGCGTTAAAGGAGTCAGAGGCCGAGGAGCCAAGGGCAAAACCATTGTGTTCGGCTTATTCAAGCGTGAAGGTCGCGTTTGTACCGAAATTGTCCCGGACTGTTCAAAAATCACCCTCCAAGGGATCATCCGGGGTCGCGTGAAACTTGAAAGCATTATTCACTCTGATGGCTGGCGCGGCTATGATGGTCTCGTAGACCTAGGCTACCAAAAACACTTCCGGGTTGAGCATGGCAACAATGAATTTGCCAATAAAAACTCACACATTAACGGCATTGAGAGCTTCTGGACTTTTGCCAAAACACGACTTGTTCGTTTTAGGGGTTTGCCCAAGCACACTTTTTACTTTCATTTGAAAGAATGTGAATTTCGCTTTAACCATAGAAACGAAGATAGTTATAAACTTCTGCTCAAAATGCTCAGAGAAAATCCACTCAGCTAG
- a CDS encoding CHASE2 domain-containing protein: MSRRSPGHRISRPDALRLFGAGALAVVCVLALHLARPQLYVRIENAVYDTLLRHAAVRPPDPAPVIIAIDDESLVRYGQWPWPRRYLAGLVAGLRAANATLVALDLVLPARDRTSPMSIQQNLLQDLGLRVPLDIPADYLDNDRVLSRELQRQPSVLGYKFLFEPLQYSGRLCQTHPFLPFLPVSEGLSFHTARDVICNLSSLTAAAVSSGFVNALPDADGVLRRVPMLIRHEESLYPNLMLATVMALRKNMPVGLGRDADGAFLTLGRQRVHVDGRSEMLLRFRGPQGTFHTISAVDIMEGQAPDLSGRLALIGATSTGLGDSHVTPPDRMFPGVEVHATILDNLLQGDILMRPVWAGGAEVVLTVCAGILTVAIMVFRGPASCLGWLLAAGVGLWLACWRLLAAHGYWVSPLPAELSLVLTAAGLSLFKYTLKERELLLRNVQLVQAQDAAILSLTALAETRDPETGGHIKRTREYIRILAEKLALNPRYSERLDQETIDLLYKSAPLHDIGKVGVRDHILLKPGSLDPAERREMHSHAVLGFETLDQAEQQAFSQSDSSFLAMAKQIAYAHHEKWDGTGYPQGLKGEEIPLGGRLMAVADVYDALVSRRVYKEPVPHARAVEIIIEGRGRHFDPDVVDAFMKSENLFKEIFERHRS; this comes from the coding sequence GTGAGCCGCCGGAGCCCCGGACACAGGATTTCCAGGCCCGACGCGCTGCGTCTTTTCGGCGCCGGGGCGTTGGCCGTGGTCTGCGTGCTGGCGTTGCATCTCGCCCGGCCGCAGCTCTACGTACGTATCGAGAATGCCGTGTACGACACGCTGCTGCGGCATGCCGCCGTCCGTCCGCCGGATCCGGCGCCCGTCATCATTGCCATCGACGACGAGTCTCTGGTCCGGTACGGGCAGTGGCCCTGGCCCAGAAGGTATCTGGCCGGACTCGTGGCCGGACTGCGTGCGGCCAACGCGACCCTGGTCGCTCTGGATCTGGTCCTGCCTGCGCGGGACCGCACGTCGCCCATGTCCATACAGCAGAACCTGCTTCAGGACCTGGGTCTCAGGGTTCCGCTGGATATCCCGGCGGACTATCTGGACAACGACCGCGTGTTGTCCAGGGAACTTCAGAGGCAGCCGTCGGTGCTCGGCTACAAGTTTCTTTTCGAGCCGTTGCAGTATTCCGGGCGGCTTTGCCAGACGCATCCGTTTCTGCCTTTTCTCCCCGTTTCTGAAGGACTTTCGTTTCATACGGCCAGGGACGTGATCTGCAATCTGTCCAGCCTGACGGCGGCGGCTGTTTCCTCCGGATTCGTCAACGCTCTGCCGGATGCGGACGGCGTGCTGCGCCGCGTGCCCATGCTGATCCGGCACGAAGAGAGCTTGTACCCCAATCTGATGCTGGCCACGGTCATGGCCCTGAGGAAAAACATGCCCGTAGGGCTGGGGCGGGATGCCGACGGCGCCTTTCTGACGCTGGGGCGGCAGCGCGTCCATGTGGACGGCAGAAGCGAGATGCTGCTCAGGTTCAGGGGGCCGCAAGGCACGTTCCATACGATTTCGGCCGTGGACATCATGGAAGGGCAGGCGCCCGATCTGAGCGGCCGTCTGGCGCTCATCGGGGCCACCAGCACGGGTCTGGGAGACAGCCACGTGACGCCGCCGGACAGGATGTTTCCGGGTGTCGAGGTGCACGCGACCATTCTGGACAATCTTCTGCAGGGCGACATCCTGATGCGCCCGGTCTGGGCCGGCGGAGCGGAGGTGGTGCTGACGGTGTGCGCCGGTATTCTGACCGTGGCGATCATGGTCTTTCGCGGCCCCGCCTCCTGCCTGGGCTGGCTGCTGGCGGCCGGAGTCGGACTCTGGCTCGCCTGCTGGCGTCTGCTGGCCGCTCACGGATATTGGGTTTCCCCGTTGCCTGCGGAACTGTCCCTTGTGCTGACGGCGGCGGGACTCAGCCTGTTCAAATACACACTGAAAGAACGCGAACTGCTGCTGCGAAACGTACAGCTCGTTCAGGCCCAGGACGCGGCCATTTTGAGCCTTACGGCCCTGGCGGAAACACGCGATCCCGAGACGGGAGGGCATATCAAGCGCACCAGGGAATACATCCGGATACTGGCCGAGAAGCTGGCCCTGAACCCCAGATACAGCGAACGGCTCGACCAGGAAACCATTGACCTGCTGTACAAGTCCGCCCCCCTGCACGATATCGGCAAGGTCGGCGTCCGGGATCACATCCTGCTCAAACCGGGCAGCCTGGACCCGGCGGAGCGGCGGGAAATGCACTCTCATGCCGTTTTGGGGTTCGAAACTCTGGATCAGGCCGAGCAGCAGGCCTTCAGTCAGAGTGACAGCTCCTTTCTGGCGATGGCCAAGCAGATCGCCTACGCTCACCATGAAAAATGGGATGGCACGGGATATCCGCAAGGGCTCAAAGGCGAAGAAATTCCTCTCGGTGGGCGTCTCATGGCCGTGGCCGACGTTTACGACGCTCTGGTCAGCAGACGGGTGTACAAGGAGCCTGTCCCGCATGCCCGGGCTGTTGAGATCATCATCGAGGGCCGGGGACGGCATTTCGACCCGGATGTGGTGGACGCCTTTATGAAATCTGAAAATCTGTTCAAAGAGATCTTTGAACGGCACCGCTCATGA
- the rhtB gene encoding homoserine/homoserine lactone efflux protein codes for MSLTTWLAFAAACIVFSLSPGAGAVSTMSTSLAHGLRPALIGILGLQTALALHIAVVGAGLGVLLSSSVWAFTTLKIVGALYLIWLGIQKWREAPVLAVSGAPERKMDSWALTRRGMLVNLSNPKSIIFLAAFFPQFIRHDLPHAPQYLILGLTVLVTDALVMTCYALLAASVRGALSTPLAMRRGNRLFGSLFIGAGAALALAGRE; via the coding sequence ATGTCCCTCACTACCTGGCTCGCTTTCGCGGCAGCCTGCATCGTCTTCAGTCTGTCTCCCGGCGCGGGCGCCGTCTCCACCATGAGCACTTCTCTGGCCCATGGCCTGCGCCCGGCCCTGATCGGCATCCTCGGCCTGCAAACCGCTCTGGCGCTGCATATCGCCGTGGTGGGAGCCGGGCTGGGCGTACTGCTCTCTTCCTCGGTCTGGGCCTTCACCACCCTGAAGATCGTAGGGGCCCTGTACCTGATCTGGCTGGGCATACAAAAATGGCGCGAAGCTCCCGTGCTGGCCGTGTCCGGCGCGCCCGAGCGGAAAATGGACTCGTGGGCCCTGACCCGCAGGGGCATGCTGGTCAATCTGAGCAATCCCAAATCCATCATTTTCCTGGCCGCATTTTTCCCCCAGTTCATCCGCCACGATCTGCCCCATGCGCCGCAGTATCTCATTCTGGGCCTGACCGTGCTGGTCACGGACGCTCTGGTCATGACCTGCTATGCCCTGCTGGCCGCTTCCGTACGCGGCGCCCTGTCCACCCCGCTGGCCATGCGCCGGGGCAACCGCCTTTTCGGCTCTCTGTTCATCGGCGCCGGAGCAGCTCTGGCCCTGGCCGGGCGGGAGTGA
- a CDS encoding HD domain-containing protein, which yields MAFCHDLGKTATPRAELPHHHGHEKRGESLAETLALRLRLSGRLRTAGRWAARRHMNGARYAELRNSTLARMLLDLDKAGLTEPFFRMVEADSGEKLLDRARCDLTLLTAVSLPEKYRNLGPKSAEILLQLRCEALARHREK from the coding sequence ATGGCGTTCTGCCATGATCTAGGCAAGACAGCCACACCTCGCGCCGAACTGCCTCATCATCACGGACACGAAAAGCGCGGGGAAAGCCTGGCCGAGACTCTGGCTCTGCGCCTGCGTCTGTCCGGCCGGCTGCGTACCGCGGGACGATGGGCGGCCCGAAGACACATGAACGGAGCGCGGTACGCGGAGCTCAGAAACTCCACCCTGGCCCGAATGCTGCTAGACCTGGACAAGGCCGGACTGACAGAACCTTTTTTCCGGATGGTGGAGGCGGACAGCGGCGAGAAACTTCTGGACCGGGCCAGATGCGATCTGACCCTGCTTACAGCTGTAAGCCTTCCCGAAAAGTACCGGAATCTCGGCCCCAAAAGCGCGGAAATTCTCCTGCAGCTGCGTTGCGAGGCGTTGGCCCGCCACAGAGAAAAATGA
- a CDS encoding glycosyltransferase, producing MYHALPLIEARGHTIRLIRCAGSDHIFADAEIPALRERYVMDFSNTAPTELPTFLRMADVLVQPGTPDAFDDYRFPSKLPLFLASARPVVLPRTNIGAYLTDGHNCRHLEVNTPEAIAGHVADLLEHPGTAAHIGQNGRAFAREHFSWRNTAQKLLDFYTPAKPE from the coding sequence TTGTACCACGCCCTGCCTCTCATCGAGGCCAGGGGACACACGATACGGCTCATTCGCTGTGCCGGCAGCGACCACATCTTCGCCGATGCAGAAATTCCCGCGCTGCGGGAGCGCTATGTCATGGACTTTTCCAACACGGCGCCGACGGAACTGCCCACATTTCTGCGCATGGCCGATGTACTGGTACAGCCTGGCACTCCAGACGCCTTCGACGACTACCGCTTCCCCTCCAAGCTGCCACTCTTTCTCGCCAGCGCGCGGCCCGTGGTCCTGCCCCGCACCAATATCGGCGCCTATCTGACGGACGGCCACAACTGCCGCCATCTCGAGGTCAACACCCCCGAAGCCATCGCCGGTCACGTAGCCGACCTGCTGGAACATCCGGGAACGGCCGCGCACATAGGCCAAAACGGCAGAGCCTTCGCCCGAGAGCATTTCAGCTGGCGAAATACCGCGCAAAAACTACTGGATTTCTATACCCCGGCAAAACCGGAATAG